The Clostridium botulinum BKT015925 genome includes the window TGCTATTATAATTAAAATACAATAGCATTTTATAATTTAATTTTCCATTTACTATCTATCCATTAACTATATTGCCTCCATTTACGTGTATTATTTGACCAGATACATATGATGATTCCTGTGATGCTAAATAAATATATGCTCCAATAAGTTCTACAGGCTGTCCTGGTCTTTTCATAGTAGTGTTAGTTCCAAAGTTCATTACTTTTTCTTGATCAAATGAAGAAGGAATAAGCGGTGTCCATATAGGACCAGGTGCAACTGCATTAACTCTTATACCTTTATTAGCTAATGAAAGTGAAAGTGACCTAGTAAACGAAACTACAGCTCCCTTAGTAGCTGAATAATCTATCAAAACTTCGTTGCCTTTATATGCTGTTATAGAAGCAGTATTTATTATACTAGAACCTTGTTTTAAATATTGAAGCGTAGCCTTTGTAAGATAAAACATACCAAATATATTAGTAGCAAATGTTTTTTCTAACTGATTCTTTGATATATCTTCTATACTATTTTGTGGATATTGAACTCCTGCATTATTAATCAATATATCTATTTTATAAAATTCATTTATTACTTGATCTACTGCATGAATACAAAAATTTTCATCTGTTATATCTCCTGGAATTAGTAAGCATTTTCTTCCAATAGACTCTATAATGCTCTTAGTTTCTTTAGCATCATCATGCTCATCCAAATAAATAATAGCTATATTAGACCCTTCCTTTGCAAAAGCTATAGATACAGCTCTACCAATTCCACTATCTCCACCAGTTATTAAAACAACTTTATTTTCAAACTTATTTGAAGCTTTATAATCTAGATTATCAAAAATCGGACGTGGATTCATTATATTTTCTATACCAGGATGCTTATTTTGAGTTTGTGCTGGTACAGACTTTGGAAAACTATTTATAAATTCTACTTCTTTATCCATAATAATCACCCTTCTAACTTTATTATAATAAAGTTAGTATAAGTATTTAAATAAAAACAATACTTTGGATTTAGTTCTTTTAAATTTGTTATATAATAAATTTTATGAAACTATAAAAGATATAAAAATCATAGATTTTTATATCTTTAGAATTTTTTATTATAAACATTTAATTTGTTGATATACTTTTTTATAATAAAATCTGTTATTCATAACTCCTATTATACTTTGACTATTAATATTTCCATTAATTATAGTATCTATTTTGTAATCTTCACCTGTAGTAATATCATGTTTTGTTATTGATACAAATTTTTTATTAAAATCACAAACTAAATCTGCTGAATAGACAAATCTATCATCTATACCAATAATATTTTTTTCATTAAGATTAATAAAAGAAGTTATTTTTGTATTTTTAACGATATCTTTTCTAAATAACGTTCCCCCATTAGAATTAGGAACACAAGCATACAAATAATTGTCCTTAAAGAATATAGAATTGATATTAGTATAATCTATCCATTCTAATGCTTCTAACTTATGATTTTGGGTTCCATCTAAGTTAGTCCTCATCAATATATTTGCTTGGGTGCCTGAAAAATAATATATATTTTTGTCATAATAATAACCTTTTGTTGTAGTATCTTTAGCTAAAATCTTATCTTGGCCATTTTCTTCTACTTTTTTTATATCAAATAATCCATTGTTTTTTTCATGCCATTGATATAATTCACCATTTGATAATATATTAAGTCCTTTATATCCTTGATTTTTTATTAACTGATTTTTAGTTCCATCTTTCTTTACTTTATAAAGCACCTCTTGCTTATTATCATTATTAATAACATAAGAATAATATATATACTCATTATTTGACACACATGAATAAACAGATCTTATTTCATTCTTACCACTAAAAATAACTTTATTATCCATTCCATTTATATTCATTTTACATATGCTATAATTTGAATTTATATAATATATATATTTATCATCTATATCTATTATTTTTGTATTGATAGGTAATTTACTTCCTGTTTCCTTAAATCCATATTTATCATTTGCAACATATATACTATCATATAATTTATTTACCCATATTTTTTTATCTTTATCACATATTAAATATTCATTATCCAATCTAACCCCTTGTATCTTATCTTGTTTAAAATCTTTTACTGCTATCTTAAAGGCTGTATTTTTCAGTTGCTTTCTACACAAATCATAATCTTTTTGTTGTAATAAATAAATATTGTCATTGTACATTTGAAATTTATCATAGTATGAATTAATCTTTATAGAACTCGTATTTTCAACATTATTTAATTCCACTTTAAACAATTCCTTATTATTCACAACTCCATTTGGATCTAATCTTTTATAATAAATACACTCATTATACATCTTAAAATCCACTACTTGGGCTGTAACTAAAACTTCATTCTTCATATTTTTTAGGTCTACTCTATGAATTTTTCTATCTTGTATAGCAACATAATATATATATTGGTTTTCAATTATAGGTTTACAATTCCAATTAACATTTGATACTATACTTTCTATTTTTTTAGATCCATCTGTTTTTACTTTTGATAAAGTATTATTACTTTTGTCAATAAAATATATCCATTGTGGTGTATACTTTACAATACTTATGCAATCTCTTTTATATAAAACTAATTTTTCGTTTTTTCCATTCAAATCACATTTCATAATTATAGATTTATCTATGGTAAAATATAAATCTTTTTCTTGAATAGATAAGCTTGTACATTGTATTTTGTTTGTAATTCTTTGTGTAACTTTCTTATCACTTGTAATTCTATATATACTTTTATCATTTTGATCTATATAATAAATGTAATTTTCTTTTTGAACTATACTTTCTGTATTTCCCATTAAAATATCTTGCAATAACACTTTCTTTTGTTGTGGAAGTGCTTGTACATTTTTAAAATTAAATCCTATTATAGTAAACGTAAAAATAACTAAGCCTATAAAAGATTTATAAATTTTCATCATAGGCATTCATCTCCTTATATATTTTAAATATATTATACCTAATTTTATATACACATTTATATATTTTAATAATTTTCAATTAATTAATTTTTTATGTACATAAATTTATATTCTTTATTATAATTTTAAAACACTCTAAATTTCAATAGTTACATATCATAATAAAAATATTTTCATTATGATATGTAACTATTTTTATTACTTCCATACATCATCTATTACATTATCTATGTTTTTCAAAGCTCTATCTATAGCCTCTATTCTTTCTTCTTCAGTTGAACCTGTTCCATCTACTAAAAGTTCATGAAACTTTTTAATTCCCATTGCACGCATTATAGACTCTACGTAATTTACTCCTTTATTTAATACCATTTTTAATAGCCAAGGTATTGACGCTCCGGATGATTGTATATACACCATCCCCCTTGTTTTATCATCTAATAATCCTTCCATGCTTTCTCTTGTTATTCTTATAGTTTTTCCATCTTGAACTATACAATCTATATATTCTTTTAATGGTGCTGGAAATGACAAACTCCACATTGGAGCTGCAATAACATACATATCGGCCTCTTTAAATTGATCACATAATTTAACTATTTTATGTACTTCTTTTTTCTCATTTTCATCTAACTTGTTAAAATCATCTTTATTTACAACACAATTTCTTTTCTCAAAGTATGCATATTCTAATCTTGGTATATGTTCTTTATATAAGTCCAACTCCTCAACTTTAAATTCCTTATTTCTTTCCACAAATCTATTTACAAATGCTCTTCCAACTGTTTTGCTAGAAGATAATTCTTCTGGTTTTGAATTCACAGTAATATATAATAATTTTTTCATAAAATCACCTCTTGAAATATATTATTTGTAAGTTTGTGAACCATATTCACAAACTTACAAATAAACTTTATATACTTGTTTACATTTTCTGCATAATAATATATTATTAAATTATAATAATTAGAAATAAGGAGATTATTATGGAAAATTGTCTGAATTACGTAGGAATTAAATATAAAAGTGTAAAAGAATATAAACATAATATCAATAAGACTATAGAAGATATGATTTGTAATAACGAAAGACTTACATTTGCAATTATAGTAAAAAAATCAGATATAACTCCATTTACAATAAATAAATATCCTGAACTGAGAAAATACATATTATATAAAATAA containing:
- a CDS encoding SDR family oxidoreductase, encoding MDKEVEFINSFPKSVPAQTQNKHPGIENIMNPRPIFDNLDYKASNKFENKVVLITGGDSGIGRAVSIAFAKEGSNIAIIYLDEHDDAKETKSIIESIGRKCLLIPGDITDENFCIHAVDQVINEFYKIDILINNAGVQYPQNSIEDISKNQLEKTFATNIFGMFYLTKATLQYLKQGSSIINTASITAYKGNEVLIDYSATKGAVVSFTRSLSLSLANKGIRVNAVAPGPIWTPLIPSSFDQEKVMNFGTNTTMKRPGQPVELIGAYIYLASQESSYVSGQIIHVNGGNIVNG
- a CDS encoding DUF5050 domain-containing protein, which encodes MMKIYKSFIGLVIFTFTIIGFNFKNVQALPQQKKVLLQDILMGNTESIVQKENYIYYIDQNDKSIYRITSDKKVTQRITNKIQCTSLSIQEKDLYFTIDKSIIMKCDLNGKNEKLVLYKRDCISIVKYTPQWIYFIDKSNNTLSKVKTDGSKKIESIVSNVNWNCKPIIENQYIYYVAIQDRKIHRVDLKNMKNEVLVTAQVVDFKMYNECIYYKRLDPNGVVNNKELFKVELNNVENTSSIKINSYYDKFQMYNDNIYLLQQKDYDLCRKQLKNTAFKIAVKDFKQDKIQGVRLDNEYLICDKDKKIWVNKLYDSIYVANDKYGFKETGSKLPINTKIIDIDDKYIYYINSNYSICKMNINGMDNKVIFSGKNEIRSVYSCVSNNEYIYYSYVINNDNKQEVLYKVKKDGTKNQLIKNQGYKGLNILSNGELYQWHEKNNGLFDIKKVEENGQDKILAKDTTTKGYYYDKNIYYFSGTQANILMRTNLDGTQNHKLEALEWIDYTNINSIFFKDNYLYACVPNSNGGTLFRKDIVKNTKITSFINLNEKNIIGIDDRFVYSADLVCDFNKKFVSITKHDITTGEDYKIDTIINGNINSQSIIGVMNNRFYYKKVYQQIKCL
- a CDS encoding FMN-dependent NADH-azoreductase, producing MKKLLYITVNSKPEELSSSKTVGRAFVNRFVERNKEFKVEELDLYKEHIPRLEYAYFEKRNCVVNKDDFNKLDENEKKEVHKIVKLCDQFKEADMYVIAAPMWSLSFPAPLKEYIDCIVQDGKTIRITRESMEGLLDDKTRGMVYIQSSGASIPWLLKMVLNKGVNYVESIMRAMGIKKFHELLVDGTGSTEEERIEAIDRALKNIDNVIDDVWK